The sequence CAGTTACAACCAATATGCTATTCAGGCTTTCGACTTGAACGCCATTGATTATCTTTTGAAGCCTATTAAAGAAGAAAGATTTATCCGTATGGTGGAAAAAGTTAAACAGGTAGTTAGCACTAGAAAGCAACCATCATCCTCATTTCTTGATATTAAAGTGTTTGGTCCATTAACTGTCAGCTTTAGGGATACACCCGTGAAATGGCAACGAAGCAAAGCAAAAGAGGTTTTTGCTTATCTCCTTATGAACCATGGCTGCTATGTGCATAAGGAAACCATTATCGAGGACCTTTGGCCAGACTATGAGCCTAAAAAAGCACTGAGCATATTGCAGACATCCATCTATAAAATCAGAAATCTTTTTACACAAGCAACTCATGTTCTTCAGCTGGATTATAACAACAATGGTTATTGTCTTTCGATTACCGAGGGGTACTGCGATTACTTTCAACTCTTAAAAGCATTATCCAGCTATCGGAAACACGATTCTTCTACTTATGATACTATTGAACAAGCAAGCATTCTATTCGGAAACGGATTTCTTGCTGAAGAAGGATATTTGTGGAGGTTAGAGAAAGATCAACAACTTCGAGATCAGTTGATAATGAGCTTAAAAGAAATGCTTATTGTCCATCAAGAAAACTCCTGTCCAGAAAAAGTTATCACAACATTAAAGAACATTACGCGTTTGGCACCTTTTGAAGAAAGTATGAACTATAGGCTTATAAAAATGTATCTGGAGACGAACAACCGATTGGAAGCGGAACAACATTACCAATGGGTGGAACAAACTTTGAAAAAGT is a genomic window of Tindallia californiensis containing:
- a CDS encoding response regulator, whose product is MIKAIVVDDEWYTLEEISDFLMKTKDFHVAGKYQNPLKALEEVKAILPQVAFIDIDLPEMDGITLSERLLELHADIMIVFITSYNQYAIQAFDLNAIDYLLKPIKEERFIRMVEKVKQVVSTRKQPSSSFLDIKVFGPLTVSFRDTPVKWQRSKAKEVFAYLLMNHGCYVHKETIIEDLWPDYEPKKALSILQTSIYKIRNLFTQATHVLQLDYNNNGYCLSITEGYCDYFQLLKALSSYRKHDSSTYDTIEQASILFGNGFLAEEGYLWRLEKDQQLRDQLIMSLKEMLIVHQENSCPEKVITTLKNITRLAPFEESMNYRLIKMYLETNNRLEAEQHYQWVEQTLKKFYDAKPSNKIRLLLLNR